From a region of the Paenibacillus sp. FSL R10-2734 genome:
- a CDS encoding glycoside hydrolase family 2 TIM barrel-domain containing protein, which produces MSIHAASQAQTKVWDIPTLVPIPTQVIETAVPVMSLNSDAGVNWIFGIGRLSEEQVLKNDSNIEWRHIQVPGEVAMQGHNIENDVPYYYKSSIGVPVDTVDKTVLLRFNGVYSKTRVWVNGTFIRSHKGGFTTWDSDISSVITPGEQAEIIVEFIDDIWDPSIGSLYAHHNIGGIISSVQLIVVPHTHITRLHYEVDFDHVFEDAELKAHVGVHLGAAEAASLKLELYDANQCLIPLGDTTVKFDQTAQEQYIISPIQRPLKWDAEHPNLYTLVATLYAGQELEQLEQCKLKVGFRKITYGGMNGTDKREMYINGQPIKLRGTCRHNIHPTLGRTTTPELDRQDVLMLHAQNVNYVRTSHYPPTKAFLEACDELGMYVEEETAVCFQYANGSGPWGDDEAWYMDQFSEMIERDKSHACIIIWSLANESGWRKGPEGDKFRKQYQYIKQVDTSRPTKFSYPFMVEDGSTTDIFSAHYANYKDNMANYLFNFGVSPDDIYVDRKTPIIHDEYAHIACYNLNELERDNNVRNFWGESIQQFWESIVTTHGVLGGALWANIDDVFHLPEGVIERHQQHSVGSAAGYGEWGNMSDQWRREKPECWLTKKAYSPIRLQDRALGHPDNMEMVIPVKNWFNHTNLNEVQINWTIECAGLVIEQGQQSGPDVSPYSQGEIVLPKRNWNDAEVLHIQFFTADKVMVDEYHLPVKAYEVQFEEQSHDLLQLVETNEHIRVYNSVIELVYSTEQAQLVRGSYQGNVILTGGPHLHLEGEALGEWNGESISAVWQDSGIDPLSLEQGMTVEITIQGHYANGLNVQYIQRIYPSGKLVTRYKLIDGTVSSALFEVGISFDIPNTVTQVDWKKKGLHSSYPDQHIGRLSGCALRVREGSIEQPDTYGLRPTWDWKDDMNNFYLDLKTDPCKGLVTRDFKSMRESVYYFSVNFQDTAARIRVESQGTEAVRVRYEVEQQTMINDGDTQQLNYSGNWKQVEDSNYYLGTATSSNDPGAKLELIFYGTGINILYAQHRNTGRMLISVDDGESVLIDTFSDIGRTLYQQRYEIKDLALSEHKLTIEVPQQLDEAKIVIDAFEVSDNTKPREIQASLIINNKWNYDGLGWGNYVGYPIEVNAGYEQEVTIRLTDHNNYTLRHA; this is translated from the coding sequence ATGTCTATTCACGCAGCCTCACAAGCTCAGACCAAAGTTTGGGATATACCTACCCTAGTACCAATTCCAACTCAAGTAATCGAAACTGCAGTTCCCGTCATGAGCCTCAACTCCGATGCAGGAGTGAATTGGATATTCGGAATCGGCCGATTATCTGAAGAGCAAGTGCTTAAGAACGATTCCAATATCGAATGGCGCCACATTCAGGTGCCAGGTGAAGTTGCCATGCAAGGACATAACATTGAGAATGATGTCCCTTATTACTACAAATCATCTATTGGAGTTCCAGTTGACACTGTAGACAAAACGGTATTACTACGATTTAACGGCGTCTATTCCAAGACTAGAGTATGGGTGAATGGTACTTTTATTCGCAGCCACAAGGGTGGATTTACTACATGGGACAGCGATATTTCATCAGTCATAACTCCCGGTGAACAGGCCGAAATTATCGTTGAATTTATCGACGATATATGGGATCCATCCATCGGAAGTCTTTATGCGCACCATAATATAGGTGGGATTATCAGCAGTGTTCAGCTGATCGTAGTCCCTCATACACATATAACAAGACTGCACTATGAAGTAGACTTCGATCACGTCTTCGAAGATGCTGAATTAAAAGCACATGTCGGTGTTCATCTTGGCGCGGCAGAAGCAGCATCGTTGAAGCTTGAACTGTACGATGCTAATCAGTGCCTCATTCCGCTGGGAGATACGACGGTTAAGTTCGATCAGACTGCACAAGAGCAATACATCATCTCTCCTATCCAACGTCCTCTGAAATGGGACGCCGAACATCCGAATTTATATACGCTAGTTGCTACCCTTTACGCAGGTCAAGAGTTGGAACAACTGGAGCAATGTAAATTAAAGGTTGGTTTCAGAAAAATCACCTATGGTGGAATGAATGGCACAGACAAACGTGAAATGTACATCAACGGTCAACCAATTAAGCTTAGAGGAACTTGCCGGCACAACATACATCCAACCCTTGGCCGGACAACAACACCTGAATTGGATCGACAAGATGTACTTATGCTACATGCGCAAAATGTGAATTATGTGCGCACCTCCCACTATCCGCCAACGAAAGCCTTTTTAGAGGCTTGTGATGAACTAGGCATGTATGTGGAGGAGGAAACCGCTGTTTGTTTCCAATATGCAAACGGTTCCGGTCCTTGGGGTGATGATGAAGCCTGGTATATGGATCAATTCTCTGAAATGATTGAACGTGACAAGAGTCATGCCTGTATCATTATCTGGTCGCTGGCGAATGAATCGGGCTGGCGGAAAGGTCCTGAAGGGGACAAATTCCGGAAGCAATATCAATATATTAAACAAGTAGATACAAGCAGACCTACAAAGTTTAGCTATCCATTTATGGTTGAGGACGGCTCGACAACAGATATATTTAGTGCCCACTATGCTAATTACAAAGACAACATGGCTAATTATCTATTCAACTTTGGCGTGTCGCCTGATGATATCTACGTCGACCGTAAAACGCCGATTATTCATGATGAATATGCTCATATTGCCTGCTACAATCTAAATGAGCTCGAACGCGATAACAATGTACGCAACTTCTGGGGCGAAAGCATACAGCAGTTCTGGGAATCGATCGTAACGACACATGGAGTACTAGGTGGAGCCTTGTGGGCTAATATTGATGATGTGTTTCATCTACCTGAAGGCGTTATTGAACGACATCAGCAGCATTCCGTCGGTTCAGCGGCTGGCTATGGCGAATGGGGCAACATGAGCGATCAATGGCGTCGGGAGAAGCCTGAATGCTGGTTAACGAAGAAGGCATATTCCCCTATACGCTTGCAGGATCGGGCTCTTGGTCATCCTGACAATATGGAAATGGTCATTCCGGTTAAGAACTGGTTCAATCATACGAATCTGAACGAGGTTCAAATCAATTGGACGATTGAATGTGCTGGCCTAGTTATTGAGCAAGGACAGCAATCAGGTCCAGATGTATCGCCTTATTCGCAAGGAGAGATTGTGCTACCGAAGCGGAATTGGAATGACGCCGAAGTGCTTCACATTCAATTCTTTACAGCGGATAAAGTTATGGTGGATGAATATCATTTGCCAGTTAAAGCTTATGAAGTACAATTCGAGGAGCAATCTCACGATTTGCTTCAACTTGTGGAAACGAATGAACACATACGTGTTTATAATTCAGTTATTGAGCTCGTTTATTCTACCGAGCAAGCTCAGCTGGTTCGTGGAAGCTACCAAGGAAATGTCATATTAACTGGAGGGCCGCATCTACACTTAGAGGGCGAAGCACTTGGTGAATGGAACGGAGAGAGCATAAGTGCAGTATGGCAGGACTCTGGAATAGACCCGTTGAGTCTCGAACAGGGTATGACAGTCGAAATCACGATTCAAGGTCATTATGCTAACGGGTTGAATGTGCAATATATTCAAAGAATTTATCCTAGTGGCAAGCTAGTTACACGCTATAAACTGATCGATGGCACGGTTAGCAGTGCTCTATTTGAAGTAGGAATCTCCTTCGACATTCCGAACACCGTCACACAAGTGGATTGGAAGAAAAAAGGACTACATTCCAGCTATCCAGACCAGCATATCGGCCGATTAAGTGGATGTGCACTGCGTGTGCGGGAAGGTTCAATTGAACAGCCTGATACGTACGGACTGCGCCCAACGTGGGACTGGAAAGACGATATGAATAACTTCTATTTGGACTTAAAAACTGATCCTTGTAAGGGCTTGGTAACGCGGGATTTCAAAAGTATGCGCGAGTCTGTTTATTACTTCTCAGTTAACTTTCAAGACACTGCGGCGAGAATTCGCGTGGAGTCACAAGGAACTGAAGCGGTACGTGTACGTTATGAAGTTGAGCAACAAACTATGATCAATGATGGCGATACTCAGCAATTGAATTACTCCGGCAACTGGAAACAGGTTGAGGATTCGAATTATTACCTTGGGACAGCAACGAGCTCAAACGATCCAGGAGCTAAACTGGAACTTATCTTCTACGGGACAGGCATTAACATCCTCTACGCTCAGCATCGTAATACAGGACGGATGCTCATCAGTGTAGATGATGGCGAATCCGTGCTTATCGATACATTTAGCGATATTGGAAGAACACTTTATCAGCAACGATATGAAATTAAGGACCTAGCACTAAGCGAGCACAAACTTACAATAGAAGTACCTCAGCAATTGGATGAGGCTAAAATCGTCATCGACGCCTTTGAAGTGTCGGACAATACGAAGCCTAGAGAGATCCAAGCAAGTCTAATTATCAATAATAAATGGAACTATGACGGCTTAGGCTGGGGCAACTATGTTGGATACCCGATCGAAGTAAACGCAGGTTATGAGCAGGAAGTTACGATCCGCTTAACTGATCATAATAACTACACACTGCGGCATGCATAA
- a CDS encoding MerR family transcriptional regulator produces the protein MKTYSISEVAEYFNMTPHTLRYYDKEGLMPFIERTSSGKRVFKESDMDTLKIIECLKSSGMPIKEIKHFIEWCSEGDSTLQQRYDMFLERKASVEAQMEELKKTMEVIEHKCFYYKTALDSGSEEVHKKNKLKSASTH, from the coding sequence ATGAAGACATATTCCATAAGTGAAGTTGCAGAATACTTTAACATGACACCACATACCCTACGTTACTATGACAAGGAAGGTCTTATGCCTTTTATAGAAAGGACCTCCAGCGGGAAACGCGTTTTCAAGGAATCTGATATGGACACTTTAAAAATTATTGAATGCCTGAAGTCATCCGGGATGCCGATTAAGGAAATAAAACATTTCATTGAGTGGTGCTCTGAGGGGGATTCCACCTTGCAGCAAAGATATGACATGTTCCTGGAGCGGAAAGCTTCCGTAGAAGCACAGATGGAAGAATTAAAAAAAACGATGGAAGTCATAGAACATAAATGCTTCTATTACAAGACCGCCTTGGATAGCGGTTCGGAAGAGGTTCATAAAAAAAATAAATTAAAGAGTGCATCTACTCATTAA
- a CDS encoding carbohydrate ABC transporter permease yields the protein MSVATYGRLKSKKRNNQWMNFISFVVVIFFSLLVLFPIWWIFRTSLMSNAEIYKYPPSLLPGNWLFSNYGETLEIFKFWKYLWNTMIIIVPACLAGTFTATLCGYAFARLRFWGKKLIWALCVGSMLLPAMVTLIPLYIGWSRGLGIHDSYLPLILPYFCGGGAFNIFLIRQFIMSIPRELDQAATIDGAGYYRILFSIIMPAIKSAMIVVALFIFIGLWNDLLQQMIYINSSEKYTIALGLTNFRGQLKQDWSLTMAATCMSFAPGVIFYLIGQKYFVEGITLTGLKN from the coding sequence ATGAGTGTAGCCACATACGGAAGACTAAAGAGCAAGAAACGTAATAATCAGTGGATGAACTTTATCTCGTTTGTCGTTGTCATTTTCTTTTCTTTACTCGTGCTCTTTCCAATCTGGTGGATATTTCGTACGTCGCTTATGTCGAATGCCGAGATATACAAATATCCGCCTTCACTGCTGCCAGGAAATTGGTTGTTTTCAAACTATGGAGAAACGCTGGAGATCTTTAAATTTTGGAAGTATTTATGGAACACTATGATTATTATTGTACCCGCTTGTTTAGCAGGAACCTTTACAGCCACCTTATGCGGTTATGCCTTTGCAAGACTGCGTTTTTGGGGCAAAAAATTGATTTGGGCTCTCTGCGTAGGTTCGATGCTTCTACCTGCCATGGTTACACTTATTCCGCTATATATTGGGTGGTCGAGGGGCTTAGGAATCCATGACAGCTATCTACCATTGATTTTGCCTTATTTCTGTGGTGGTGGCGCTTTTAATATCTTTTTGATCAGGCAGTTTATCATGTCTATTCCGAGAGAGCTTGATCAAGCAGCAACGATCGATGGTGCTGGATATTACCGTATTTTATTCAGCATTATTATGCCAGCGATTAAATCCGCAATGATTGTCGTCGCATTGTTTATCTTCATTGGATTATGGAACGATCTACTTCAACAGATGATCTACATCAACTCGAGTGAAAAGTATACGATAGCCTTGGGACTAACCAACTTTAGAGGTCAATTGAAGCAGGACTGGTCACTGACGATGGCGGCTACGTGTATGTCCTTTGCGCCGGGCGTCATTTTTTATCTCATTGGACAGAAATATTTCGTAGAAGGAATTACTTTGACAGGACTTAAGAATTAA
- a CDS encoding NAD(P)-dependent alcohol dehydrogenase gives MIKVNARATFSQEGPFKLTTIERRNLQPHDVLIEIKYAGICHSDIHTARGEWGPVNYPLVPGHEIAGIVSQVGSGVTKYSVGDRVGVGCMVDSCGECSNCHKGEEQYCLSGNTGTYGAIDRYGQYTQGGYSTHIVVTEDFVVRIPDAIPLDAAAPLLCAGITTYSPLRHWGAALGKKVAVVGLGGLGHMAVKIAHAMGAEVTVLSQSLKKKEDGLQLGADHYYATSDPETFKQLAGSFDLIINTVSAQINIDAYLSLLALDGTLVNVGAPADPLAVNVFSLIGHRRSFAGSMIGGIRETQEMLNFCAEHNIASEIEVISADQIDEAWERVLASDVRYRFVIDISTMGNE, from the coding sequence ATGATAAAAGTTAATGCACGTGCTACATTCAGTCAGGAAGGTCCGTTCAAGCTAACTACAATCGAACGTCGTAATCTGCAGCCGCACGATGTCCTTATTGAGATTAAATACGCTGGTATTTGCCACTCGGACATTCATACCGCCCGCGGGGAGTGGGGGCCGGTTAACTATCCGCTCGTTCCGGGACATGAGATCGCCGGAATAGTCAGCCAGGTTGGTTCTGGAGTCACAAAATATTCAGTGGGCGACCGGGTAGGGGTAGGGTGTATGGTTGACTCCTGTGGTGAGTGCAGTAATTGCCATAAAGGTGAGGAGCAGTATTGCCTGAGTGGAAATACGGGCACCTATGGAGCTATCGACCGGTACGGGCAGTATACGCAAGGCGGCTATTCCACCCATATCGTCGTAACCGAAGACTTCGTGGTCCGGATCCCTGACGCTATTCCGCTTGACGCCGCTGCACCACTTTTATGTGCCGGAATCACAACCTATTCACCGCTGCGCCATTGGGGAGCCGCTCTAGGCAAAAAAGTAGCTGTGGTGGGCCTTGGCGGACTTGGGCACATGGCTGTGAAGATTGCTCATGCCATGGGAGCTGAGGTTACTGTGTTATCACAGTCACTGAAGAAGAAGGAAGACGGATTGCAATTAGGGGCGGACCATTATTATGCGACCAGCGATCCTGAGACCTTTAAGCAGCTTGCCGGTTCGTTCGACCTAATCATAAACACTGTAAGCGCGCAGATTAATATCGATGCCTATCTTTCGCTTTTGGCGTTGGATGGTACATTAGTCAATGTCGGTGCGCCCGCTGATCCATTGGCAGTTAACGTATTCTCACTGATCGGTCACCGCCGCTCGTTTGCCGGATCGATGATTGGTGGAATCCGTGAAACACAGGAAATGCTCAATTTCTGCGCCGAACACAATATTGCGTCTGAGATTGAGGTGATTTCTGCCGACCAGATCGATGAAGCCTGGGAGCGCGTACTCGCTTCAGATGTCCGTTACCGGTTTGTAATTGATATTAGCACGATGGGCAATGAGTAA
- a CDS encoding sugar ABC transporter permease: METINKSPKRRSRIHSSEARAAYILLIPAFIGLIFLTYLPLIGVLGISLTDWTGLKNPNFIGVQNYINLFTTDPYIKDSILATLYFAVLAVVGGMIYSLFIAMLLNRKIPARGFFRAVFYVPYVLPAAAIYVGWSWLYEANFGFFNFLLSEIGLNKVSFIADSSYVIPSLSLISVWLSGNLIVIFLAGLQNVPVVYHEAAEMDGANGWKRFLHITLPCMSPIIFYNLLMSLIANIQIVTPALSLTNGGPGNSSRFLTYLMYDQAFVNYKLGYACATTAVIFVILAGFTGILFKTSNLWIFNEGGDDK; encoded by the coding sequence ATGGAAACGATTAATAAGTCTCCGAAACGTCGTTCTCGTATTCATTCAAGCGAAGCACGAGCTGCATATATATTATTGATCCCAGCCTTCATTGGGCTGATCTTTCTGACGTATTTACCTCTTATTGGGGTGCTCGGGATCAGCTTGACGGATTGGACGGGGTTAAAAAACCCGAATTTCATTGGTGTGCAGAATTATATTAATCTATTTACCACCGATCCTTACATTAAAGACTCTATTCTAGCGACGCTCTATTTTGCAGTATTAGCGGTAGTTGGAGGTATGATTTATTCACTTTTTATCGCAATGCTTTTGAATCGAAAAATTCCGGCAAGAGGGTTTTTTAGAGCTGTATTCTATGTACCGTATGTTTTGCCGGCAGCTGCAATATATGTAGGCTGGTCTTGGTTATACGAAGCTAATTTTGGCTTTTTCAACTTTCTACTCTCTGAAATTGGTTTGAACAAGGTATCCTTTATTGCTGATTCTAGCTATGTTATTCCTTCTCTTTCTTTGATTTCGGTCTGGCTGTCAGGTAATTTAATTGTAATTTTCTTAGCTGGGCTGCAAAATGTTCCGGTCGTCTATCATGAAGCGGCTGAAATGGATGGTGCGAACGGATGGAAACGATTCTTACACATCACCTTACCATGTATGTCGCCCATTATCTTTTACAATTTGTTGATGAGCTTGATAGCCAATATCCAAATCGTTACGCCAGCTCTTTCTTTAACGAATGGCGGTCCAGGTAACTCTTCACGATTCCTAACTTATCTGATGTATGATCAAGCCTTTGTGAATTATAAGTTGGGTTATGCTTGTGCGACTACAGCAGTAATTTTTGTTATTCTTGCAGGCTTTACAGGTATATTATTCAAGACTTCCAATCTATGGATCTTTAATGAAGGAGGCGACGACAAATGA
- a CDS encoding AraC family transcriptional regulator — protein MIGLAEVRAYIGTHTKDWQDEYQGSHREVEVTMILEGSGLFRHTDKEMQVEAGQVVLIPSGILHSFHAITPIRFGVLIFDRLPSQVEEWFHRLIVDGLPRIISLSRLDQDQYERLFREWLRVRSSILKEPLRLDLVWVELLLLFLNEHTHTDRQALSIAHIGDYIRQHLHEAIQVSSLADMAGLSNDGFRKRFSKVYGMTPKQYQQQCRLTEAKWLLSSSDKDMQAIANLVGFVQLHSFSLWFKRLENIPPSEWRNHQRLNHH, from the coding sequence GTGATAGGCTTGGCTGAAGTACGAGCTTATATTGGTACGCATACAAAGGATTGGCAAGACGAATATCAAGGAAGTCATCGGGAAGTAGAAGTAACGATGATTCTTGAGGGAAGCGGTCTTTTTCGCCATACTGATAAAGAAATGCAGGTTGAAGCTGGACAAGTCGTTCTCATTCCCTCCGGGATCCTTCATTCATTTCATGCAATAACTCCAATTCGCTTCGGTGTTCTTATCTTTGATAGGCTGCCATCACAGGTGGAGGAATGGTTTCATCGATTGATCGTGGATGGACTTCCCCGTATCATCTCCCTATCTCGTCTGGATCAGGACCAATACGAACGATTGTTTCGCGAATGGCTGCGCGTTCGCTCTTCTATATTAAAGGAACCATTGCGGCTTGATCTTGTCTGGGTCGAGCTGCTGCTCTTGTTCCTTAACGAACATACACACACTGATCGCCAGGCGTTATCCATAGCTCACATTGGTGATTATATTCGCCAACACCTTCATGAAGCGATACAAGTATCTTCCTTAGCTGATATGGCTGGACTCTCTAATGATGGATTTAGAAAGCGTTTTAGTAAAGTATACGGCATGACACCGAAGCAGTATCAGCAGCAATGTCGACTTACAGAAGCTAAATGGTTATTAAGCTCGTCTGACAAAGATATGCAAGCTATCGCAAACCTGGTGGGCTTTGTACAGCTTCATTCCTTTTCTTTATGGTTCAAACGGTTGGAGAACATTCCACCCTCGGAATGGAGAAACCATCAGCGTTTAAATCATCATTAG
- a CDS encoding sugar ABC transporter substrate-binding protein, whose amino-acid sequence MKVGKTFGVGLLSTVLSLSVIGCAKNETNTATKATDAPKASENATSKPEEKVKIIYSMWGSAEEGNVTQAVADKFNASQDKIEVEVQAIPWENYMTKLNTMATAEQLPDTGMLREDGVVQWSTQGMLNDVTAMYEGSDSKPLDSLAYKYQGKTVAYAAANEILLMYYNKDMFDKAKVPYPPAVLDKAWTWDEFVAAAKKLTNDKNGKHPDESGFNAQSIVQFGASVENLPWQLETWALGNGGGFYSADGTEVRIGEDASIEGIQKVADLYLKDHVAPLSVGQTDDGIHRTIIAGTVAMATNGAWNVGTSLNKAKEEGLNYGVAVLPYMKEKVTLNTSGANVVFSQTKHPKEAMEWLKWYTSEENNWGLISSGIWMPTLEKWYTDETLTRKWVENPNFPPYEEYKSAVVDYAQSSAARPASWFYTNNTTEFNTLLGSILGDVWTGKTTAKDAITKNLDALKAANKGSK is encoded by the coding sequence ATGAAAGTAGGTAAAACATTCGGGGTAGGTCTTCTTTCAACTGTACTATCATTAAGTGTCATCGGTTGTGCGAAAAACGAGACAAACACAGCAACCAAGGCAACTGATGCACCCAAAGCATCCGAGAACGCAACTTCTAAGCCTGAGGAGAAGGTCAAGATTATCTATTCGATGTGGGGAAGTGCGGAAGAGGGAAATGTAACCCAGGCAGTAGCGGATAAGTTTAATGCTTCTCAAGACAAAATTGAAGTAGAAGTACAAGCGATTCCTTGGGAAAACTACATGACCAAGCTGAATACAATGGCAACCGCAGAGCAATTGCCTGATACAGGGATGCTCAGGGAAGATGGTGTCGTTCAGTGGTCTACACAAGGCATGCTGAATGATGTAACTGCAATGTACGAAGGAAGCGACAGCAAACCATTGGATAGCTTAGCCTACAAATATCAAGGGAAAACGGTAGCGTATGCGGCTGCCAATGAAATTCTCCTGATGTATTACAACAAAGACATGTTCGATAAAGCCAAAGTGCCATACCCTCCAGCTGTACTAGATAAAGCTTGGACATGGGACGAATTTGTAGCCGCGGCGAAGAAGTTAACGAATGATAAAAATGGTAAGCATCCGGATGAGAGTGGCTTTAATGCGCAGAGTATCGTTCAGTTTGGTGCATCCGTTGAGAACTTACCTTGGCAGCTTGAGACCTGGGCGCTTGGCAATGGCGGAGGATTCTATTCGGCTGACGGTACAGAGGTGAGAATTGGAGAAGACGCTAGCATAGAAGGCATTCAAAAGGTCGCAGATCTTTATTTGAAAGATCATGTTGCTCCGCTGTCTGTCGGACAGACTGATGACGGGATTCACCGTACGATCATTGCAGGAACTGTCGCCATGGCTACTAATGGTGCGTGGAATGTGGGAACTAGTCTGAATAAGGCCAAGGAAGAAGGCCTGAACTATGGCGTTGCTGTATTGCCTTACATGAAGGAGAAGGTTACCCTCAATACCAGTGGAGCGAATGTTGTATTCTCCCAGACAAAGCATCCAAAAGAAGCGATGGAATGGCTGAAATGGTACACCTCTGAAGAAAATAACTGGGGACTGATCAGCTCGGGAATCTGGATGCCGACACTTGAGAAATGGTATACGGATGAAACTCTTACCCGCAAGTGGGTTGAAAATCCTAACTTCCCTCCTTATGAAGAATATAAGTCCGCTGTAGTTGATTATGCACAATCTTCTGCTGCAAGACCGGCATCGTGGTTCTATACGAATAATACGACAGAGTTCAACACCTTGCTAGGATCGATTCTAGGGGATGTATGGACAGGAAAGACAACCGCAAAGGATGCGATTACCAAAAATCTCGATGCTTTGAAAGCAGCGAATAAAGGTAGCAAGTAA